One Sodalis praecaptivus DNA segment encodes these proteins:
- the yihX gene encoding glucose-1-phosphatase — MLYIFDLGNVVIDIDFNRVLGVWSNFSRVPLATLQKEFVMGEAFEQHERGDITDEAFAAKICGELGIALSFEQFTAGWQAVFVGLRPEMVEILTRLREQGHRVVILSNTNRLHCDYWPSQYPEVQECVDKLYLSQDLGMRKPDPAIYRYVLEQEGATADGSVFFDDNADNIAAARQVGIRSVHVTDREVVPAFFA; from the coding sequence ATGCTATATATCTTTGATCTGGGGAATGTCGTCATCGATATCGATTTTAACCGCGTGCTGGGGGTCTGGAGCAATTTCAGCCGTGTCCCGCTGGCCACCCTGCAAAAAGAGTTCGTCATGGGTGAGGCTTTTGAACAGCATGAGCGTGGGGATATCACCGATGAAGCCTTTGCCGCCAAAATCTGCGGCGAATTGGGCATCGCGTTGAGCTTTGAACAATTTACCGCCGGCTGGCAGGCGGTGTTCGTCGGCCTGCGGCCCGAGATGGTGGAGATTTTGACCCGGCTGCGCGAACAGGGGCATCGCGTGGTGATCCTCTCCAATACCAACCGTCTGCATTGCGATTACTGGCCGAGCCAGTATCCCGAGGTGCAAGAATGCGTGGACAAACTCTATCTGTCGCAGGATCTGGGCATGCGCAAACCGGACCCGGCCATTTATCGCTACGTACTTGAGCAGGAAGGGGCGACGGCGGATGGTTCGGTTTTCTTTGACGATAATGCCGATAATATTGCTGCGGCACGCCAGGTGGGGATCCGCAGCGTGCATGTGACCGACCGGGAGGTCGTGCCGGCATTTTTTGCCTGA
- the fucP gene encoding L-fucose:H+ symporter permease, whose amino-acid sequence MPQPTVQLADGYLNRTPIFQFILLSCLFPLWGCAASLNDILITQFKSVFALSDFASALVQSAFYGGYFLIAIPASLVIRSSSYKLAIILGLTLYIIGCALFYPAARMATYTMFLAAIFAISIGLSFLETAANTYSAMIGHRDYATLRLNISQTFYPVGALMGIVLGKYLVFDEGDSLESRMASMTAQQIHAFRLTMLENTLEPYKYLIMVLLGVLLLFMLTRFPHCKPQAVQRHAAPGMAETLRYLAGNQRFRRGVLAQFLYVGLQVAVWSFTIRLALTLGADNERHASNFMIYSFIGFFIGKFIANCLMTRCNVQKVLIAYSVIGVAMLAYVMLVPNFSAVYAAVGVSALFGPCWATIYTGTLKTVENRYTEVAGAVIVMSIVGAAIVPALQGYVSDYLGSMQRSFGVSLLCFAFVGYYFWGELRHQERRRTALPAAAQGKF is encoded by the coding sequence ATGCCTCAGCCAACCGTACAATTAGCCGACGGCTATCTGAACAGGACGCCGATATTCCAATTTATCCTGCTGTCGTGCCTGTTTCCGCTCTGGGGCTGCGCCGCTAGCCTGAACGATATTTTGATCACTCAATTTAAAAGCGTTTTCGCGTTAAGCGATTTCGCCAGCGCGCTGGTACAGAGCGCCTTCTACGGCGGTTACTTTTTGATAGCCATCCCGGCGTCGCTGGTTATCCGCAGCAGCAGCTACAAGCTTGCGATTATTCTCGGCTTGACGCTGTATATCATCGGTTGCGCGCTGTTTTATCCCGCGGCGCGCATGGCGACCTATACCATGTTCCTGGCGGCGATTTTCGCCATCTCCATAGGACTGAGCTTTCTCGAGACCGCCGCCAATACCTACAGCGCAATGATAGGCCATCGCGATTACGCGACCTTGCGTTTGAATATCAGCCAGACGTTTTATCCCGTCGGGGCGCTCATGGGCATCGTGCTGGGGAAATACCTGGTATTTGATGAGGGCGACAGTCTCGAAAGCCGTATGGCGTCAATGACGGCGCAGCAGATCCACGCGTTCAGGTTGACGATGCTGGAAAATACCCTAGAGCCCTATAAGTATCTGATTATGGTGCTGCTGGGCGTACTTCTGTTATTTATGCTGACCCGATTTCCCCACTGTAAGCCCCAGGCCGTTCAGCGCCATGCGGCGCCGGGCATGGCCGAGACGCTGCGCTATCTGGCGGGCAATCAACGGTTCCGCCGCGGGGTACTGGCGCAATTTTTGTATGTGGGTTTGCAGGTGGCGGTGTGGTCGTTCACCATTCGTCTGGCGCTGACGCTGGGGGCCGATAATGAGCGCCACGCGTCCAATTTCATGATCTACAGTTTTATTGGCTTTTTTATCGGCAAATTCATCGCCAATTGCCTGATGACCCGCTGCAACGTGCAGAAAGTGCTGATCGCCTATTCGGTAATCGGCGTCGCAATGTTGGCGTATGTGATGCTGGTTCCAAATTTTAGCGCCGTCTATGCCGCGGTAGGCGTCAGCGCATTGTTCGGTCCCTGTTGGGCCACGATTTACACCGGCACGCTTAAAACGGTAGAGAACCGGTATACTGAAGTGGCGGGGGCGGTGATCGTGATGTCCATCGTCGGCGCGGCGATAGTGCCGGCGCTACAGGGTTATGTGTCCGATTATCTTGGCTCCATGCAACGATCTTTCGGCGTGTCGCTGCTGTGTTTCGCGTTTGTCGGCTACTATTTCTGGGGAGAGCTACGCCATCAGGAGCGCAGGCGGACGGCGTTGCCCGCCGCCGCGCAGGGCAAATTCTAG
- the dtd gene encoding D-aminoacyl-tRNA deacylase — MIALIQRVTQASVTIDNEVAGAIGPGLLILLGVERQDDEQRAAKLCERVLAYRIFSDEQGKMNLNVHQSGGSVLVVSQFTLAADTDRGLRPGFSRGAAPADARRLYDDFTDRCRQAGIRTETGRFGADMQVALVNDGPVTFWLQV, encoded by the coding sequence ATGATAGCGTTGATACAACGGGTCACGCAGGCCAGCGTCACCATTGATAATGAGGTGGCGGGCGCGATTGGCCCGGGGCTTTTGATCCTGCTGGGCGTGGAGCGGCAGGACGATGAACAGCGCGCGGCCAAATTGTGTGAACGCGTGCTGGCATACCGTATATTCAGCGATGAGCAGGGCAAGATGAACCTTAATGTGCACCAGTCGGGAGGGAGCGTGCTGGTCGTTTCCCAATTCACCCTGGCGGCGGATACCGATCGGGGGCTGCGACCGGGATTTTCCCGCGGCGCGGCGCCGGCGGATGCCCGGCGGCTGTATGATGACTTTACCGACCGCTGCCGGCAAGCCGGCATTCGCACCGAAACCGGGCGCTTTGGCGCCGATATGCAGGTGGCGCTGGTCAACGACGGGCCGGTAACCTTTTGGCTGCAGGTCTGA
- the fabY gene encoding fatty acid biosynthesis protein FabY — MYHLRVPETEQELQQYYQFRWEMLRKPLHQPPGSERDAYDGMAHHQMVVDEQGQPVAVGRLYVNADNEASIRFLAVHPQVQDKGLGTLVAMTLESVARQEGVKRVVCSAREDAVAFFAKLGFVNQGEIITPSTTPIRHFLMIKPIVTLDDILHRPDWCGQLQQAWYQHIPLSEKMGVRISQYTGQKFMTTMPESGNQNPHHTLFAGSLFSLATLTGWGLIWLLLRERQLGGTIILADAHIRYIKPVIGRPGAVADLGSLSGDLDRLAQGRKARVQLEVELYGNDIKGAIFEGVYLVLPPSLDIPLERGGSNAG, encoded by the coding sequence ATGTATCACTTGCGCGTTCCGGAAACCGAACAGGAGCTCCAACAATATTATCAGTTCCGCTGGGAGATGTTGCGCAAGCCGCTGCATCAGCCGCCGGGCTCCGAAAGGGACGCTTACGACGGCATGGCGCATCACCAGATGGTGGTGGACGAGCAGGGCCAGCCGGTGGCGGTAGGGCGTCTTTATGTCAATGCTGATAATGAGGCCTCGATACGCTTTTTGGCGGTGCATCCGCAGGTGCAGGATAAAGGCCTCGGCACGCTGGTCGCGATGACGCTGGAGTCGGTGGCGCGCCAGGAAGGGGTCAAACGGGTGGTGTGCAGCGCCCGTGAAGATGCGGTGGCGTTTTTCGCCAAGCTGGGGTTCGTCAATCAAGGGGAGATCATCACTCCGTCCACTACCCCTATCCGGCATTTTTTGATGATTAAGCCCATCGTCACCCTGGACGATATCCTGCACCGGCCCGATTGGTGCGGCCAGCTGCAGCAGGCCTGGTATCAGCATATTCCGCTCAGCGAGAAAATGGGCGTGCGCATTAGCCAGTATACCGGGCAGAAGTTTATGACCACTATGCCCGAGAGCGGCAACCAAAACCCGCACCATACGCTCTTCGCCGGCAGTCTGTTTTCGCTGGCGACCCTGACCGGCTGGGGGCTGATTTGGCTACTGCTGCGCGAGCGCCAGCTGGGCGGCACCATTATTTTGGCCGATGCCCATATCCGGTATATTAAACCGGTGATTGGCCGGCCGGGGGCGGTGGCGGATCTGGGATCGCTATCGGGAGATTTAGACCGGCTGGCCCAGGGACGCAAAGCGCGGGTGCAGCTTGAGGTCGAACTGTACGGGAATGATATCAAGGGCGCCATCTTTGAAGGGGTCTATCTGGTGCTGCCGCCCTCGCTGGATATTCCGCTGGAGCGAGGCGGCTCGAACGCCGGTTAA
- a CDS encoding virulence factor BrkB family protein, translating to MTGLRLKKLMPVLHFIRHLGKRVYRDDITVLAGHLAYVSLLSLVPLVTVIFALFAAFPVFSDVSIELRHFIFTNFMPATGDVIQRYLEQFILNSSRMTAVGTCGLIVTALLLIYSVDTVLNSIWRSKNKRPIIFSFAVYWMVLTLGPLLAGASMVLSSYLFSLTWLNASGVSGVMTLLLRVFPLLLSCASFWLLYSLVPTVRVPARDALVGALVAGALFELGKKAFGLYVTLFPSYQLIYGVLAVIPILFLWVYWSWCIVLLGAEITASLSEHRQVAAHHAAQIARNSDDSVDTTGHAGQRHH from the coding sequence ATGACGGGTCTGCGGCTGAAGAAGCTCATGCCGGTGCTGCATTTTATCCGGCACCTGGGTAAGCGCGTTTATCGCGATGATATCACGGTACTGGCCGGTCATCTGGCCTACGTGTCGCTCTTGTCGCTGGTGCCGTTAGTGACGGTCATCTTTGCGCTCTTTGCCGCCTTTCCGGTGTTTTCCGATGTCAGTATTGAGCTGCGCCATTTCATTTTCACCAATTTCATGCCGGCCACCGGCGACGTTATCCAGCGCTATCTGGAGCAATTCATTCTCAATTCGAGCCGTATGACGGCGGTGGGAACCTGTGGCCTCATCGTCACCGCGCTGCTGCTGATTTACTCGGTGGATACGGTGCTCAACAGTATCTGGCGCAGTAAAAACAAACGGCCGATTATTTTTTCTTTCGCCGTCTACTGGATGGTTTTAACGCTGGGCCCGCTGTTGGCGGGCGCCAGCATGGTGCTGAGCTCTTATCTATTTTCCCTTACCTGGCTCAACGCTAGCGGCGTCAGCGGCGTGATGACGCTACTATTGCGCGTCTTTCCGCTGTTGCTTTCCTGCGCGTCGTTCTGGCTGCTCTACAGCCTGGTGCCCACGGTGAGGGTGCCGGCGCGTGATGCGCTGGTGGGTGCGCTGGTGGCGGGCGCGCTGTTTGAATTGGGGAAAAAGGCGTTCGGTCTGTATGTCACCCTGTTTCCGTCCTACCAGCTGATTTATGGCGTGCTGGCGGTGATCCCCATTCTCTTTCTCTGGGTATACTGGAGCTGGTGCATTGTATTATTGGGGGCGGAGATCACCGCGTCGCTGAGCGAGCACCGGCAGGTCGCCGCGCATCACGCCGCCCAGATTGCAAGGAATTCCGATGATAGCGTTGATACAACGGGTCACGCAGGCCAGCGTCACCATTGA
- a CDS encoding AsmA family protein produces the protein MKFIGKLLISLLLILLLLIVLIYMLLQTTWGAGWLGRQLTRHSGYQVSLGNINHSWTQFREIQLDNVSLGKKGALPTLVAKRVVAELGTQQLTDPWHVNRLQLQDGTLNLDPAAPAWPLQADTLQLNGMAVRAPHGEWRLNGQNVNAGISPWRPQAGYPLGRQARFQLSARSLTLNGVPAQNVLVQGEINNQALTLDNLGADLYQGELTGTARRATDGSWQVDSLRLSNVRLQSDKTLHDFLRQVFSVPKITLRRADLIDARMEGLNWAFNDLDLTLRDMTFQDGDWSAQDGSLSFNASDLINGGVHLTDTLANMTFSPQGVEIRQFSGRWERGLLRTSGRWLRQEHRLALDELMIAGLEYTLPANWRASWLQSLPPWLAGVSVERLSANRNLIIDITPAFPFQITALDVTGRQLVLARDHQWGVWSGSMTLNGSDATFNKTDVRQPSLTLDATGDTLNISELSAFTGEGLLEATAAFSQRPARDFTLSLNGRAVAANVLHNWGWPTLPLTGNVNLKLQLRGQMTAAAPLKPSLNGTLQAQSTTGQTLNQTLRHGEVTAAPAP, from the coding sequence ATGAAATTTATTGGCAAATTGCTGATCTCACTGCTTCTGATCCTATTATTGCTCATTGTGCTTATCTATATGCTGCTGCAAACCACCTGGGGCGCCGGCTGGCTGGGCCGGCAGTTGACCCGGCACAGCGGTTACCAGGTTTCCCTCGGCAATATCAATCACAGCTGGACGCAATTTCGCGAGATCCAGCTTGATAACGTCAGCCTCGGCAAAAAGGGCGCGCTGCCGACGCTGGTCGCCAAACGGGTAGTGGCGGAGCTTGGCACACAACAACTCACCGATCCCTGGCATGTTAATCGCTTACAATTGCAGGACGGCACCCTGAATCTTGACCCGGCCGCGCCGGCCTGGCCCCTGCAGGCGGATACACTGCAGCTCAATGGTATGGCGGTTCGCGCCCCGCACGGCGAGTGGCGACTCAACGGCCAGAACGTCAACGCCGGTATCTCGCCCTGGCGTCCCCAGGCCGGTTATCCGCTGGGCCGGCAGGCGCGTTTTCAGCTTAGCGCCCGTTCTCTGACGCTCAACGGCGTGCCGGCACAGAATGTCCTGGTCCAGGGTGAAATAAACAATCAGGCGCTCACCCTGGATAATCTCGGGGCCGATCTCTACCAGGGCGAGCTTACCGGCACCGCGCGGCGCGCGACCGACGGTAGCTGGCAGGTAGACAGCCTGCGGCTGAGCAACGTGCGTTTGCAGTCGGACAAGACGCTGCACGACTTCTTGCGTCAGGTATTTTCCGTGCCCAAAATTACCCTGCGGCGCGCAGATTTGATCGATGCGCGTATGGAGGGGCTTAACTGGGCGTTTAACGATCTGGATTTGACCCTGCGTGATATGACCTTTCAGGACGGCGACTGGTCGGCGCAGGACGGCTCGCTTTCCTTCAACGCCAGCGATTTGATTAACGGCGGCGTGCATTTAACGGATACCCTCGCCAATATGACTTTTTCGCCCCAGGGCGTTGAGATCCGCCAATTCAGCGGCCGCTGGGAGCGAGGCTTACTGCGCACCAGCGGACGCTGGCTGCGGCAAGAACACCGGCTGGCGCTGGATGAGCTGATGATAGCCGGCCTGGAATATACATTGCCGGCAAATTGGCGCGCGAGCTGGCTGCAATCGCTACCGCCTTGGCTTGCCGGCGTGTCGGTGGAAAGGCTGAGCGCCAACCGCAATCTGATCATCGATATTACCCCGGCATTTCCGTTCCAGATCACCGCCCTGGACGTCACCGGCAGGCAACTGGTGCTGGCGCGCGACCATCAATGGGGGGTCTGGTCGGGCAGCATGACCCTCAACGGCAGCGATGCTACTTTCAATAAAACCGACGTGCGCCAGCCGTCGCTGACGCTGGACGCTACCGGCGACACGCTGAATATCAGCGAGCTGAGCGCGTTTACCGGCGAGGGGCTGCTGGAAGCTACCGCCGCCTTCAGCCAGCGGCCAGCGCGGGACTTTACCCTCAGTTTGAACGGGCGGGCGGTAGCGGCCAATGTGCTGCATAACTGGGGGTGGCCGACGCTGCCGCTAACGGGCAACGTCAACCTCAAACTGCAACTGCGGGGGCAGATGACGGCAGCCGCGCCGCTCAAGCCTTCGCTGAACGGCACGCTACAGGCCCAAAGCACGACGGGGCAAACCCTGAATCAAACCCTGCGCCACGGCGAGGTGACGGCAGCGCCTGCGCCCTAA